From a single Pyruvatibacter sp. genomic region:
- a CDS encoding fatty acid desaturase: protein MNTPSLTKERDAELRTLEYAIAKKYTGGTPWRIVAWGIGNVAVWLSLWPLVMTGALPLWAGFIIATLCVTVCYLPSHEAQHNNIARPGTRLRWLNELVGYVSTIPMVLPYRTARLTHLEHHAHTNNPELDPDYGVTAKGWWDAIRTSVMARIDRTSGGGNAAYARTLDRIGGKAADRARIEALIQSLAFWIILAVMAWSGFALEALLLWWLPRHIGVTYIQLLLSWAPHHPGELKGRYRDTRAFKYPFGNIAAMGMEYHIIHHLHPSIPLHKNMPAYRELKPILEERGCDLGGL from the coding sequence ATGAATACCCCTAGTCTCACCAAAGAGCGGGACGCAGAACTGCGCACCCTTGAATACGCCATCGCCAAGAAATACACCGGCGGCACACCCTGGCGCATTGTTGCGTGGGGCATTGGCAATGTCGCGGTGTGGCTGTCTCTCTGGCCGCTGGTGATGACGGGCGCGCTGCCGCTATGGGCTGGCTTCATTATCGCCACACTGTGCGTCACCGTGTGTTACCTGCCGTCGCACGAAGCGCAGCACAACAACATCGCCCGCCCCGGCACGCGGCTTCGCTGGCTCAACGAACTGGTGGGGTATGTCTCAACCATTCCCATGGTGCTGCCGTACCGGACGGCACGCCTCACCCACCTTGAGCACCACGCCCACACCAACAACCCGGAACTGGACCCGGATTATGGCGTGACCGCCAAAGGCTGGTGGGACGCAATCCGCACATCCGTCATGGCGCGGATCGACCGCACCAGCGGTGGTGGCAACGCCGCCTATGCCCGCACCCTCGACAGGATTGGCGGCAAGGCGGCAGACAGAGCCCGCATCGAAGCCCTCATCCAGTCACTGGCGTTCTGGATCATTCTGGCGGTGATGGCGTGGAGTGGCTTTGCTCTTGAAGCACTGCTGCTGTGGTGGCTGCCGCGCCACATCGGCGTGACATACATCCAGCTCCTGTTGAGTTGGGCACCCCACCACCCCGGCGAGTTGAAAGGCCGCTACAGGGATACGCGCGCCTTCAAGTATCCGTTCGGCAACATCGCCGCCATGGGGATGGAGTATCACATCATCCACCACCTGCACCCGTCGATCCCGCTGCACAAAAACATGCCCGCCTACCGCGAGCTGAAACCGATTCTCGAAGAACGCGGATGCGACCTGGGTGGGCTCTAG
- a CDS encoding group III truncated hemoglobin has product MPIDQIIRHAAVTDMTNTRLRTAQERRADIQANAAELGIDDAFIDELVETFYGRIRADATLGPIFENAIGDTWAPHLATMKDFWASVALNAGRYSGKPVPAHMKHPQIERAHFAIWLGLFRQTLEDISPSAQTVAYFMERAERIAASLQLALFGVPGLPPRTTA; this is encoded by the coding sequence ATGCCGATTGACCAGATTATCCGGCACGCAGCAGTAACAGACATGACAAATACACGGCTGAGAACAGCGCAGGAGCGTCGCGCGGACATTCAGGCGAACGCTGCCGAACTTGGCATTGATGATGCGTTTATCGATGAATTGGTTGAGACGTTTTACGGACGTATCCGTGCCGATGCGACGCTGGGGCCTATCTTTGAAAACGCCATTGGCGATACGTGGGCACCGCATCTGGCGACCATGAAGGATTTCTGGGCGTCGGTGGCGCTCAATGCCGGTCGCTATTCCGGTAAGCCCGTGCCTGCGCACATGAAGCACCCGCAAATCGAGCGCGCGCATTTTGCCATTTGGCTGGGGCTGTTTCGCCAAACGCTTGAAGACATCTCGCCTTCAGCGCAGACCGTTGCCTACTTCATGGAGCGCGCGGAGCGAATTGCCGCGAGTTTGCAGCTTGCGCTGTTTGGGGTGCCGGGGCTGCCGCCCCGGACTACGGCCTAG
- a CDS encoding alpha-L-fucosidase has protein sequence MTYDPNLASLNAHRVPKWYDDAKFGIFIHWGMWAIPGFAGSSGSIGDIFRDHYDKAVAMTPYTEWYENAIKVPGTPSARFHAETYDNRPYADFRDPFLETVEQWNPDAWADQFARAGARYVVLVTKHHDGFCLWPSNVRNPKRDNWFSKRDIVGELGEAVRARGMRYGLYYSGGIDWTFNPKPLRTLGDFIASVPRGKYPAYAVAQMRELIDRYEPSILWNDISWPTPLKPQMQLFADYYNEIADGVVNDRWMPVSWKSNLMRLPPVRRSFDRAVRKRMMSDAPQKGITPPKPPHYDFRTPEYATFDDISPGKWEATRGMSHSFGFNRNDTDADYLTTAEIVHGFADAVSKNGNLLLNVGPRGDDGTIPPEQTKRLDAFGAWINRNADAVYGTRPWGKAHGAAVTESETIELRFTCTDSTLFAHALSATRPERVRIADIAVAETARIELLGHGAVAWSSEAGGIALTLPPKTDADPAWALAITPKPA, from the coding sequence ATGACCTATGATCCAAACCTTGCTTCGCTAAACGCTCATCGGGTTCCCAAATGGTATGACGATGCAAAGTTCGGCATCTTCATTCACTGGGGCATGTGGGCCATTCCAGGCTTTGCCGGATCAAGCGGCAGCATCGGCGATATCTTTCGCGATCACTACGACAAAGCCGTGGCCATGACGCCGTACACGGAGTGGTACGAAAACGCAATCAAAGTCCCCGGCACACCATCCGCCCGGTTTCATGCAGAGACCTATGACAACCGGCCTTACGCAGACTTTCGCGATCCGTTTCTTGAAACCGTTGAGCAATGGAATCCCGACGCCTGGGCAGACCAGTTTGCCCGCGCAGGCGCCCGATATGTAGTGCTAGTTACAAAACACCACGACGGGTTTTGCCTGTGGCCATCGAATGTAAGAAACCCGAAGCGCGACAACTGGTTTTCAAAACGCGACATTGTGGGCGAGCTGGGCGAGGCCGTGCGGGCGCGCGGTATGCGCTATGGGTTGTATTACTCAGGCGGCATCGACTGGACCTTCAACCCCAAACCGCTGCGCACTCTGGGGGACTTCATCGCCTCCGTGCCGCGCGGAAAATACCCCGCCTATGCCGTGGCGCAGATGCGCGAACTCATAGACCGCTATGAGCCGTCCATTCTGTGGAATGACATTTCGTGGCCAACACCGCTCAAGCCGCAGATGCAGCTTTTTGCCGACTACTACAACGAGATTGCCGATGGCGTTGTGAATGATCGCTGGATGCCCGTCTCATGGAAATCAAACCTTATGCGGCTGCCTCCAGTGCGGCGCAGTTTTGACCGCGCAGTGCGCAAGCGCATGATGTCGGATGCACCGCAAAAAGGCATTACGCCGCCCAAGCCGCCCCACTATGATTTTCGCACACCCGAATACGCAACCTTTGACGACATTTCGCCGGGCAAGTGGGAAGCCACACGCGGCATGAGCCATTCCTTCGGCTTCAACCGCAATGATACGGACGCAGACTATCTGACGACGGCAGAAATCGTGCATGGGTTTGCAGATGCCGTATCAAAGAACGGCAACCTGCTGCTCAATGTCGGCCCGCGTGGCGACGACGGGACGATTCCGCCGGAGCAGACCAAACGCCTTGATGCATTCGGTGCCTGGATCAACCGCAACGCAGATGCAGTCTATGGCACACGACCGTGGGGCAAAGCACACGGCGCGGCGGTGACGGAAAGTGAAACCATAGAGCTTCGCTTTACCTGCACCGACAGCACGCTGTTTGCCCACGCGCTTTCAGCAACCCGGCCTGAGCGCGTGCGCATTGCTGACATTGCCGTGGCCGAAACAGCCCGCATCGAGCTGTTGGGCCATGGCGCCGTCGCGTGGAGCAGCGAAGCAGGCGGTATTGCATTGACCCTGCCGCCCAAGACCGACGCGGACCCCGCGTGGGCACTGGCGATCACGCCCAAACCCGCATAG
- a CDS encoding class I SAM-dependent methyltransferase — protein MTDADINQDQKEFWNGQGGSSWVSGQEEMDRFLAPFTEQLMVHAAPADGQRVLDIGCGTGDTSLRAASAVGAAGAVHGVDISQPMLELARTRAKDARAAHATFALGDAQTDTLGDAADLVISRFGVMFFEQPVAAFKNIHAHTKPGGRMVFVCWQPVRENEWVHIGLGIAKKHVAFPPPPDPHAPGPFAFADIERTLGILGDAGWSNASAEPFAAKLNQGSSAQAAAESLMLRGPISRVMMDKTDAEKAAVMSDLTDAMTAKITDGQVMLGAGVWIVSATA, from the coding sequence ATGACGGACGCTGACATCAATCAGGATCAAAAAGAGTTCTGGAACGGACAGGGCGGGTCAAGCTGGGTTTCGGGACAGGAAGAGATGGATCGGTTTCTTGCTCCGTTCACTGAGCAGTTGATGGTTCATGCAGCGCCTGCTGATGGTCAACGCGTGCTTGATATCGGCTGCGGCACCGGCGATACGTCCCTTCGGGCTGCCAGTGCTGTTGGCGCGGCGGGTGCTGTACATGGCGTTGATATTTCGCAACCGATGCTGGAGCTGGCCCGCACGCGCGCCAAAGACGCAAGGGCGGCTCACGCAACGTTTGCGCTTGGGGATGCCCAGACGGATACGCTGGGAGATGCCGCCGATCTTGTGATCTCGCGCTTTGGGGTGATGTTCTTTGAGCAGCCAGTCGCGGCCTTCAAAAACATTCATGCGCACACAAAGCCGGGCGGGCGGATGGTGTTTGTCTGCTGGCAACCGGTGCGTGAGAACGAGTGGGTGCATATCGGCCTGGGTATTGCCAAGAAGCATGTGGCGTTTCCGCCGCCCCCGGACCCGCATGCGCCGGGGCCGTTTGCGTTTGCCGATATTGAGCGAACGCTCGGCATTCTGGGGGATGCCGGATGGTCCAACGCCAGCGCGGAGCCGTTTGCGGCCAAGCTCAATCAGGGAAGCTCCGCACAGGCCGCGGCTGAAAGCCTGATGCTGCGCGGACCTATCTCGCGGGTGATGATGGACAAGACCGACGCTGAAAAAGCCGCCGTGATGTCAGATCTGACAGATGCCATGACAGCAAAAATCACAGATGGACAGGTGATGCTTGGTGCAGGCGTCTGGATTGTATCGGCCACTGCTTAG
- a CDS encoding SDR family NAD(P)-dependent oxidoreductase, giving the protein MADTIEAPRFSADLSGRVALVTGTTSGLGKRFAHVLAQSGAKVVLTGRRVERLEEVRKQIEGMGGTAIALPLDMTDADNIKQVVAEAEAQFGTIDILINNAGVPDAQRAHKMEVELIDRVIDTNLRGPYILAAEVARRLIAAEKPGRIVNIASVAAYRYDGNGAALYSITKRAIARMSEALAVEWARYNINVNGIAPGAFMTEMLEGMLERMGDFSKHFPRKRICTAEQMDSTLLFLVSPSSEAVTGTVITVDDGQGGR; this is encoded by the coding sequence ATGGCCGACACAATTGAAGCCCCCCGTTTTTCAGCCGATCTTTCAGGCCGTGTGGCGCTGGTGACAGGCACAACATCCGGTCTTGGAAAACGCTTTGCCCATGTGCTGGCGCAGTCGGGCGCGAAGGTGGTGCTGACCGGGCGGCGGGTGGAGCGTCTGGAAGAAGTCAGGAAGCAGATTGAAGGCATGGGCGGTACGGCCATTGCCCTGCCGCTGGATATGACGGATGCGGACAATATCAAACAGGTGGTGGCGGAGGCTGAAGCGCAGTTCGGCACGATTGATATTCTCATCAACAATGCCGGCGTCCCGGATGCGCAGCGTGCACACAAGATGGAAGTTGAGCTGATCGACCGGGTGATCGATACCAATCTGCGCGGGCCATACATTCTGGCGGCGGAAGTTGCCAGGCGGCTGATCGCCGCCGAGAAGCCCGGACGCATCGTCAATATCGCCTCCGTGGCGGCATACCGTTATGACGGCAACGGGGCGGCGCTGTACTCGATCACCAAGCGCGCCATCGCGCGGATGTCGGAGGCGCTGGCTGTTGAGTGGGCGCGCTACAACATCAACGTCAACGGCATTGCGCCCGGTGCCTTCATGACCGAGATGCTGGAGGGAATGCTGGAACGCATGGGCGATTTCTCAAAGCATTTTCCGCGCAAGCGTATCTGCACCGCAGAGCAGATGGATTCAACGCTGCTGTTTCTCGTGTCGCCGTCATCGGAGGCTGTAACCGGCACCGTTATCACGGTTGATGATGGTCAGGGGGGCCGCTAG
- a CDS encoding fatty acid desaturase: MLPELKPHSDAMATTAHAMVGGVVWQTIALSLGSAAAIGTVMTLGALGMMPLWAVAIVVYGSVYLSYTALHESVHQNISGDRKDMVWINRAIGTLSSFFLSHSYEMHRTIHLTHHRNTNDPEHDPDHWVKGSNGLMTMLRSLTIFHGYFLYCARHWDDKRMRRAYWVGLRDTLISTLALVLVAVFVDWKLALFGYAAPAALAAMTLGLLFDYFVHTPHKARARFENTRVFVFPGWLDTLVTWAYVQQNYHGVHHAFPRIPFTRYRAFFRATDADMVSAGMPVARPLG; encoded by the coding sequence ATGCTGCCGGAATTGAAGCCCCACAGCGACGCCATGGCCACAACAGCCCATGCCATGGTCGGCGGTGTGGTCTGGCAGACCATCGCTCTGTCACTGGGGTCCGCGGCGGCCATCGGGACCGTCATGACTCTGGGCGCGCTTGGCATGATGCCGCTATGGGCGGTGGCAATTGTGGTCTATGGCAGCGTCTATCTCAGCTACACGGCGCTGCATGAATCCGTGCACCAGAACATTTCCGGTGACCGCAAGGACATGGTGTGGATCAACCGCGCGATCGGCACATTGTCATCGTTCTTTCTGTCGCACTCCTATGAGATGCACCGCACCATTCACCTGACCCACCACCGCAACACCAACGACCCAGAACACGATCCGGACCATTGGGTGAAGGGCTCAAACGGTCTGATGACGATGCTCCGTAGTCTGACGATATTTCATGGCTACTTCCTGTATTGCGCCCGCCATTGGGACGACAAGAGAATGCGCCGTGCCTACTGGGTCGGTCTGCGTGACACCCTGATTTCCACGCTCGCATTGGTGCTGGTCGCTGTTTTTGTGGACTGGAAGCTGGCGCTGTTTGGCTACGCCGCGCCTGCAGCCCTCGCCGCCATGACGCTGGGCCTGCTGTTTGATTATTTTGTACACACGCCGCACAAGGCGCGCGCCCGGTTTGAGAACACCCGCGTGTTCGTGTTTCCCGGCTGGCTGGATACGCTGGTGACATGGGCCTATGTGCAGCAGAACTACCACGGCGTGCACCACGCCTTCCCGCGCATTCCGTTCACGAGATACCGTGCGTTCTTCCGCGCCACTGACGCGGACATGGTGAGCGCTGGCATGCCGGTCGCACGCCCGCTGGGGTAA